The genomic region CCCCTGGTTCAGCCGCCTGAAGCACAAACACTTCAACAGTGCTGTTGGAGACGATTTCCGGCAGCTTGATCACCATTTGTTTCTTGCTCAGGTTTAAGGCGAATAAAGTGACTGCACCTTTTCTGTAAGATGAACTGAGAAGAAAAATAGCTTcctaaatgtaattattttctatATCACAGCAGTGCTGAATTTTTGAAAGTTTGTAATCACTGGCAAATTGCTGAGGTCTAAATGGAATACAATACGTGCAAACATGTTCATCTTCAATTATGTTACTGTTTAGAGAGTTCAAAATCTGTTACCTTGCTTTGTTGGTGCAATGTAGATACACCCGTAAGAGCTGCTTTTGACTTCTTGAACCTGACTGAACCTGCACTGTCAGCACTTCAGGTCCTACAAGTCTCTTATACAGAAGCGACAGCCAATAATCCTGCAGTAAACACACAGTAATTTTCTTAAAGCCCTAATGCAAGCCTCGTACTTTTGGTCTTACGTTTCTTCACCAGATATTTATATGACATTTTTTGCTCTTTAGTACATGATGCAAATATACAGTGACTGCCCAGTTGAGTGCAAGAAGTTTGCATCCCTCATGTTAAATGAAACTTCTATTTTTCCTAATGTTCCAAATGTAACTACAAACAgcatgtacaccaatcaggcctaacattatgaccacctgcctaatattgtgttggtcctccctttgctgccaaaacagccctgacccgtcatgcactgtgtattctgacacctttctatcagaaccagcattaacatcttcagcaatttgagcaacagtagctcgtctgttggatcggatcacacgggccagccttcactccccacgtgcatcaatgagccttggctgtccatgaccctgtcgccggttcaccactgttccttccttggaccacttttgatagatagtgaccactgcagaccgggaacaccccagaagagctgcagttttggagatgctctgatccagtcagcacatcaaatttgaggacaaaatgttcacttgctgcataaCATATcccaggtgccatgatgaggagataatcagtgttatttactttacctgtcagtgctcataatgttatgtctgatcagtgtatttacaCGTGTAATTTTGCAAAATTAGCTTAGAAAAGCATGAATGTCCAAAAACAATCTAGTAATGATTAAGGGGTAAATATCACTGAACTACAGACAcactaacattaaataaaattagacCCTTAGGAAAagactataaataataaattgcttCAGTGTAACTTGCATATTAATTTATAGTCCAGAAAATATGACAATGAATGTTTTGACTGAGCAGCATATAACATACCGGAAGTGGATCAAGATTATTATCCACAAGGTGATACGTCCCAGAGCCAATTAAAACCTGCCGCATGACCACATCCAACCCCAGCTTAGCCGCCAGACCCAGTTTATCCAACCACCTTTAAAGAACAAACACAATGATTTATTCAGGCAtaacagatataaaatatacatatctatcaaaataaatatgatttattattttcttatttttttattctttttttgccattttctgTCTAACTATAGCATGCACTTTTACCCTGACTGTaagctttaaaatgaaaatcataataaaataagaacaaTAAAATGTCTTGTGCTAGGGACAATAATCTCATATCTGGGGgtattaataaacatttgaaTGATATTGTAAGATGATACACATTTTTCATATAATACTCAgaagtattattaaaaaaattcactgGTGCCTCTCTATGGATCTTGTAACAGATTTTCCTCACAGATTTATTAAGCCCCACATCAACCACTGAGCATAAATGTATGTACTCACATAAAACCAGCAACAAAAGTGTCAGAGAGACCCACTGCGCCGCCGCCATATGCTGAGCTTGTCTCTCCAAGCCACACTTTCTTTCCAGGAGACAAAGAATTGACAAtctacagacagacaaatgtaCAATATTTGGCATTTGGTATCAAGTGATACTATGTGATATAAATCTAGTTTTATTCTATCAGGCTAATAGACTGATGAGACCAAATCTAGACGTATGTAATTAATGCAAAGCAGCCTGCAAAAAGTACAAACTACAGTATGTCCTCCAAGTGAAAGTACAACTCATGGCACCTTACATTTATTTGGAACGACTCCACTCTATACTGCTGTGTGCTCACGTGAGCCACCCTCGCCCTTACTGGTTAAACAACATAACACCTTCAACAGCATGAGGAGTCTTTGGCCTGTTCATTGTCCCTGATTGTTTACAGTATCAGATAAAATGAATATGTCATCCCTTTCTTCCAGACAGTGTGGACAATGTTGTTCTCTTGCCTTCAGAACATTTCTTTTTAGTAATTAACCCTATAAAGTCCTTGTTCAGGCAAAGACAGACTTTACATTTCCAATAGTAGACATGTGAGAAGTGTATAATGTGGGTTGTGCAGAGGTCTCAGAAACTCATACAGCAAATATGATTCAATTAACAGGATTCCCAGTGGAGATAATTAGGGTTCCCAGTGGAGACATTAGGACAGCAAGCTAGTAATTCAACAGAAAGCTTCTAAACATCATATAGGATAAAGCATAAGTTACAGACAGAGTTAAATATACAGTAGTTATGTCTACAACTATATTTAAGAAACTCATTGCAATCATTATTGTGGTGTGGTTGCTCAGTAACTATATTCCCAGCCAAAATAATGTTTTCCTCACTGTTCTGTAATAACTAACTGCATTAGAATCACGCTGTCGGACACATGAACAGGATAAAATCAGCAGTGTTACCTTGAGGACCTCGTCCGTTTTAACCGCCAGCATATCAAGCACTTTGGGATCAAGGAAATCTTCCAAAGATGCATCTCTACCATTGACATAATAGCTAACAGGAAATATAAAAAGACATGCGAGATAAATTAAAATGAGGCTGAAATTATAGATCAGATCTGTACGAATCTGCATTTCTAAGCAGGACGGTCACATGAATAATTGTACAGAGCAACCACAGGCTTGGTGTTTGCTCAGTCAGCAGCCGAGGGTGTTTTTATAGTTTGGATTCAAACCAAATGTCCCAAATGACCTTGTGAAGACTTTTAGCTGGTTAGCTGAGGAAAACTGCCTTgttttaacaaaataatttcagcttttatttaaaaaatgttttgcttaATGCTAAAGGTTAGATTTAGGTCTAGCAAAGTATTGATTATCTGCATTAATATTTATGTCAGCGGAAGGTTCTTgcagagattgtgtgtgtgtgtgtgagagagacatacTGGTGCCAGGTACATGCATCAATGGCTTTAGCTCCACTTTCCAAaaacctacacaaacacacaaaaaggaTTTAGCTCATGACTTGAAACCCAAGAAGGGATGTGCAACATATTGCAGCATTCATGCACATACTTTAGTTAATTGTATGTTATCAAAATTCCTCTAAAGATTTGAAAAAGAATAAAGAGCAGGTGAACTTCCTCATCACACTAAATGTAAGTGTAGCATAATATTCTATTCATCATTCTTAACTGACAGCCTGTGTCATCTGCGACACCACTCAAGCTAGGTTAGGTTTAGCTTCCATTCACTAGGTCCGCTTTTGTTAGCTTTAAtcattatttcaatttttatttattagtttagttTAGCTGCGGCTTGCCAGGTTTTCTTTTGCTCACTCAGTTATCTTTTGCTCGCAAGCTTTAGTCCCGCCCACTTGCCACAAAAACGTTATTCAGAATCAAGTACACTGTTTTACAGTTTGCactttcatctgttttttgttATAAAAGATTTACATGCACGCTTTTGTTCTATTCTAGGAAATTACAGCAATTAATAACAAAGTGTGTAAGTAAACTTTTCTAGTGTCTTCCTCATACGTAAAACAGAGAAGTGTCAGGGCCTTGTGCATTGTGGTTACAGCAAAACCCTGTATATATTCACACTCTAGTTGCTACACTGAGAGGCTTGACCACACTGTTAAACGCGTCTGCTGTGACGGTTGCAGGAAAGCGAACAGCATTTTAATCACCAATAAAATGGCAAATCCCTCTCATCCTTTTTTCTATTATAGTCATATATTTTCAGTGCATCCCTAATACAGTAGTCTGTTAAAACTACACTTGCCTAATTTTAGACAAGTCAAACATTCTGATAGCTTgtattttacattattacattcTTCCATTTATCgtgacagaaagtgagagtgaggcATCTGTGTTGAGATGAGAGAATCAATCAAGATGCTGGGAAAGGGGTTGAGCTTCCTGCAGGTGGTTCTTAAAGTCAGTGTGATCAAAACAGCTGCACAACTGTCCATCATGTCAACTGACTCATCTGCTGTTTTTCCTAGGGTCGAAAATAAGACTCATGGAGTATTTTTCAGTGAAACAGACTCCTACACAAAATGCATTATTTGTCAGGTCTATGGGTGCTGTTTTTATCTAGAAGGTTTGCTTTATTCtatgtgttttaatataaaGGCTCCTCTAGCTCTGAGggaggtgttggtgttggtgtctAACCCAGTCAGGAGGTCTTTGCGGTGGTCTCGTGGCTGACCGATATCAGGTCCGTACACATGCGAGGAACTGTACAGTTCTGATTTCTGCAGGATTTTACGCAGATGGAGGAAATCCTCTCCCAGCTGGGAGCCATTCACCCTGATCCCTGCCTTCTTCTCATAACTGTTGGGCTCTGGAAGCAAAAGTTTGAATGCTTTACTAGGAATAAAGTGAAAAGGATTTATTATGCTAAACTACATGACAGAACCGTTGAATTTTGTTGGTCAGAAGTCATTGATtcatttcccataacagcaATGCTTACAGTAGTGCTGCAGcaaatcacagatttatattaatgcgctcattttaacatgttattgttttctatagtaacagctcgttcaTGGGAACATTCATGGGTTAAAAAATGTGCTGAAATTCATCACTGACATTTTAATGGTAAAGCTTAAACACTGGAAAGTCTTtaggatggaggagatcaaTTTTGTGGTTTCTTTCTGACATGtcaagcttttttcttttttgttcacCTTCAAGCTGTTTTAAGGGATAATATGAAACCAGCTTGTCTCAGAAAAGATCAACAAGAGGAATGAAAAAAATGCTGTAGAATGCTGTTAtgtgaaaataatcaactttggggTGGTGACATTAACTCTGCCTCATCACACCACCCAGTTATCTTTCATTCTTAACATAACACTGCGAACAACTGTCTAAACTGTAACAACACTTCCTATTAAGATAGTAATGTTCCTGATACAAAGGTcagagcaaaaacaaacacagagggTCGCACCATTTCCCAGCTCCCAGGACATCCTGTACTGCTGCCGCTCGCAGTAGTTTATCAGCAGCTCGGCGTTCTGACTGTTCCACACGTTGTCAGGAGTTCGTAAAAGTGCATTTAAGCCAAAGATCAACTCCAATCCCGAGCAGTTCACAAAAGAGTAAAGCAGATCCACTGCGTATTCTACACAAACATAAAGatcattaaacaaaatattgttcttattatttcaatttcaACTTTTGTTTTCAATTTCAAGAGAAGCAGGTtgggttttcatttcactgcaacattaggccacaccccctacCTGAGTGGGTCTAAGCTGTGGATAAGATCACTTTCACTTTTGAAAGATCACTTTGTGGATCTCTTTGTCCATGTTTATTCACTGTAAGTTAGGTTAAACCTAATCTGAGGTCATTTTTAACCCAAGTATTGGTTCACAATGATGGCAGTGCTGTGATGGCACTATAGCTGTCATCGCTATAGTGTGTGACACACAAGCAGCTTAGTACAAAGGAAGCTTCAGGAAGTaccttttctttaaaacaagTGTGAAATCAACCTTACTCGACCAGTGTACATTCTGAGATCATGAGTGACAAACAAAGGATTAGGAAGAAACTTGACTCTTGTGCTAGATGATCGTTTGCGGaaatgttacagagaaaaacaAGATCGATTGAACAAGCTAGAAATGAAATCTCTGTCTCAGTGGGTGCAGTGGAAAATTCTAGGAAATAAATTTTGATGCAACAATGTGTCCTTTCAGGTTTGCATCCGAAATCTTCATCAACCTGAACTGGGTCAAGTCAACCCACCTACAAACCCAACAAGCTAAACACAGAAACCAAACAGCTGTACAAATCTGACCTGATTGTAAAAAACAATGACTGTAACTTTAAAGttcaaataataatagtgaCAGCATACAGAGAGTGTCGCTCTTTAACCTGCATGCTTACCAGAAAATGTTATTTGCTCGTATTTTCCCCGCACATCCTCCTGCCATAAGAGTAACACCTGTACGGCCCAGTCTCGCTTCAACTCTTCCTCCAGCAGTGGTGGCAGCTCAAATTTATCACACGCAGGTCCTACAAGAATAATCCCAAAGAGAAACTGTGATAAGTGCaaaataggatttttttttgcattaatacaactgagcagttaaggggttaagggctttgctcaagagTCCAGCAATGACAGCTTGCCAATGCTGGGAACTTACTTAGTTGCCActacactgaacaaaagtgaTATATGCTAGCTTACTGAAAGGTAGAGAAAGGTATGGAGTTCTATCAAAATCATCATAATCCTTAAATTTTACTTGCATGTGCAAACAGcaaatcaaatgaaaaatgtaGAAATCTTAAAAGAATGAATCCATTTCTTAAGCCACATCTTTGGAactttattcacattttgaaaCATTTAAACTTTGTGTAGACATTAtaatgtagtaaaaaaaaaagtattccaCTTTTACTCAGTCTTCATTTGCTTCTGTAAAATCCACCTTCTGCTTTCTTACTGATCCCAATTAGAGTCATGTGAAAGAAATCACTTGACCATCAAGCTGCTCTTAAACCATAAAGTATAATAAATATGACAAGTACCTAAATGAGGAAGAGAATCGCCACTGTAGCGTTTCTTTATATAATATTCACTCTGGGGCTTAAACTTCATAAAATCTTGTTTAGTCCCTCCAAAGCGCAGAAATGCAGGCGTCAAAGCTTTGGCCAGGGTCCTTAGTTTTGGAGACCTGAAGAGACATCATGTGAGCATGTTGTTTATAGGTtacaaataaatcataaaatgaGGAATGTGACTTTACATAACCTCATATCAACAATACCGTTTGGGTTAAGGTGTCATCCAAGTAATATTAACTTTCCTAtttcataaaatataaatgtacattagcttttaaaaaattgcaatcaatcaatcaataaataaataaataaaatttaaacaagaattgttttttttgggggggggggactttttttttttttacctgggcCATCACTCACCACACCTTAACCCAACTGAGCAGTATTTAACCTCCCCAAGAGgagactgaaaagaaaaagccCCTAAAAGATGAAGTGCCTTCCTGGAAAAGCATCTTAAAGAAGACTGCAACAATTTGGTGACGTCAGTGGGTTGATGTAACCACATACTGCTATTTACTTCAATACTACCTAtgaggcagtggtagctcaagtggtcaaGGCCTTgttccactgttgggcaattaagcaaggtccttaacctcTTTCTGCTccactgcatcatagctgcccctgagctctgaccccaactccctcagctgagatatgtgaagaaaactaCTTTTATTCACCTAGAAAAGGGGCCATGTTCCAGGCTGTTTAACACATGCAAAAATCAGAAAATGAAATCTGAAAATCTGATCTATCCATACTCACTTTTTTaaatctcaaacccaaatgtcttgtTGTCACTCACCACACCTTAACCCAACTGAGCAGTATTTAACCTCCCCAAGAGgagactgaaaagaaaaagccCCTAAAAGATGAAGTGCCTTCCTGGAAAAGCATCTTAAAGAAGACTGCAACAATTTGGTGACGTCAGTGGGTTGATGTAACCACATACTGCTATTTACTTCAATACTACCTAtgaggcagtggtagctcaagtggttaaggccttgttccactgttgggcaattaagcaaggtccttaacctcTTTCTGCTccactgcatcatagctgcccctgagctctgaccccaactccctcagctgagatatgtgaagaaaactaCTTTTATTCACCTAGAAAAGGGGCCATGTTCCAGGCTGTTTAACACATGCAAAAATCAGAAAATGAAATCTGAAAATCTGATCTATCCATACTCACTTTTTTaaatctcaaacccaaatgtcttgtTGTCACTCACCACACCTTAACCCAACTGAGCAGTATTTAACCTCCCCAAGAGgagactgaaaagaaaaagccCCTAAAAGATGAAGTGCCTTCCTGGAAAAGCATCTTAAAGAAGACTGCAACAATTTGGTGACGTCAGTGGGTTGATGTAACCACATACTGCTATTTACTTCAATACTACCTAtgaggcagtggtagctcaagtggttaaggccttgttccactgttgggcaattaagcaaggtccttaacctcTTTCTGCTccactgcatcatagctgcccctgagctctgaccccaactccctcagctgagatatgtgaagaaaactaCTTTTATTCACCTAGAAAAGGGGCCATGTTCCAGGCTGTTTAACACATGCAAAAATCAGAAAATGAAATCTGAAAATCTGATCTATCCATACTCACTTTTTTaaatctcaaacccaaatgtcttgtTGTATagcaaaaaaagaacagaactgACCTTGAGACTTTCTAATACTTTTGAAGGGCACAGTATTTGTAAGTGTTATCATTCAAAGTAGAAAATTTGTAACCTTGAAGAAAGTAATCTTCActcagtgacagacagagagtgagagaggcagagaggggTTTACActggacagacagatgtgtcAGAAAAACGGCACAGCTGGAACTTGTTCATCATTTACAATCGCATGACTCTGGCTCATGCGCTTTAATTAACACTCACCCGAGAAGGTACATGAATTTCTCCTCTGCCATCAGACTTGCATCTATAGTCACAGACAGAAACCTTTCATCAACTCTTCTGGCCACATGAGAAAGATCCATGTCCACATTTAGAGAGTTTAAAACCACCGCGGACACgagaaatgatttaaaaagtaCAGAAAAGGTAACGAAATGCGCAAAAACGCGAAATCGGTTTCCAGATCTCGGA from Hemibagrus wyckioides isolate EC202008001 linkage group LG18, SWU_Hwy_1.0, whole genome shotgun sequence harbors:
- the hpse gene encoding heparanase isoform X2 codes for the protein MMMGNPRSGNRFRVFAHFVTFSVLFKSFLVSAVVLNSLNVDMDLSHVARRVDERFLSVTIDASLMAEEKFMYLLGSPKLRTLAKALTPAFLRFGGTKQDFMKFKPQSEYYIKKRYSGDSLPHLGPACDKFELPPLLEEELKRDWAVQVLLLWQEDVRGKYEQITFSEPNSYEKKAGIRVNGSQLGEDFLHLRKILQKSELYSSSHVYGPDIGQPRDHRKDLLTGFLESGAKAIDACTWHHYYVNGRDASLEDFLDPKVLDMLAVKTDEVLKIVNSLSPGKKVWLGETSSAYGGGAVGLSDTFVAGFMWLDKLGLAAKLGLDVVMRQVLIGSGTYHLVDNNLDPLPDYWLSLLYKRLVGPEVLTVQVQSGSRSQKQLLRVYLHCTNKASSSYRKGAVTLFALNLSKKQMVIKLPEIVSNSTVEVFVLQAAEPGEDGLRSRFVKLNGDVLKMVDERTLPTLRGAELPPGEHLQLPALSFAFCVLKQAAAPVC
- the hpse gene encoding heparanase isoform X1; this translates as MMMGNPRSGNRFRVFAHFVTFSVLFKSFLVSAVVLNSLNVDMDLSHVARRVDERFLSVTIDASLMAEEKFMYLLGSPKLRTLAKALTPAFLRFGGTKQDFMKFKPQSEYYIKKRYSGDSLPHLGPACDKFELPPLLEEELKRDWAVQVLLLWQEDVRGKYEQITFSEYAVDLLYSFVNCSGLELIFGLNALLRTPDNVWNSQNAELLINYCERQQYRMSWELGNEPNSYEKKAGIRVNGSQLGEDFLHLRKILQKSELYSSSHVYGPDIGQPRDHRKDLLTGFLESGAKAIDACTWHHYYVNGRDASLEDFLDPKVLDMLAVKTDEVLKIVNSLSPGKKVWLGETSSAYGGGAVGLSDTFVAGFMWLDKLGLAAKLGLDVVMRQVLIGSGTYHLVDNNLDPLPDYWLSLLYKRLVGPEVLTVQVQSGSRSQKQLLRVYLHCTNKASSSYRKGAVTLFALNLSKKQMVIKLPEIVSNSTVEVFVLQAAEPGEDGLRSRFVKLNGDVLKMVDERTLPTLRGAELPPGEHLQLPALSFAFCVLKQAAAPVC